ACAATGCTCTTCGGACAACAAGAATCCAGTTGGTACATGTAGTCACACAACAAATGCAGCAAAGATATATAGCACTAAATCAAAAGAACTAAACTGGGAAGACCTTGAATCAGTACAAACGAAGCACGCTTCTTGTGATCGAGTGCGAGTTAGTAGGCTTGATTATACCTCTTCGCCCACTTCTCATGGGCGTCAAGTATAACCTTAATGGTCCATTATCAATATGCTTAGGAGAATATCTTGCACTCCTATTCTTTTCCAGTACGAACTCGTCTCTCCTCTTATTCCCACTTCCATTTATTTCAAGATTTGGTTTTCTCAAGCTCCCAAATGATCCGCCAAAGTGATTGGAGTTTCTCCAGCTCACACTGCTATTGCTCCTGAACGCCTTTCTGTTGAATCCACCCATGGCCTCCCCATTCCCTCTCTGATGCAACTCCTCCCAAGACTCCGAAAATGACCTCTCCACACCGTTTATTCCATCATACCTATCATCAACGTCAAATTTGTTTCCATTACCAAGCCGGTATATGAATCCCCATATCCTCCAACTCCAACTCCTTGACTTTTTGGACTCCTTTCGTTCCCCAGTTTTTAAACCATCCCTAAACCCATTACTCAGCTCAAAAGTCTCAGAAACATCGTCCCTCAAAGAATTCAAATTTGGATCCCTCAAACTCTCTTTCACCAGTAACTTTGGCCCGTGAATGCAATCTGCAGTTGTGGGCAACACCTTAGTATCAATATCTGCAGCCCCAGCAGCTTCAGCGATCCTCGTTGAGCTAGACCTATCGAGACTCTTCCTTCTCCTCGAAGAAGAATCCGAGTAATACTCCCTGGTCTGTGCCGACCCTCCAGGCACAACTTCACTCTCATCGGTAATGTTCGTTGTCATTGTTACGAGTTCTTCCACTGGAATTTGCATATCAGAGCGAGTGACGTGTGTGACTGGGGAATCCTCAATTACAGAAATCATTGGTGCAATTCTTGGAAAAGTCCTCCCAATCAAATGCCCGTCCCAAGAGGCTCGAGGCTCATCGAATGAATACCTTGGATCGTCGAAGCTGATCCTTCCAACATCGAGTGAAAACCTAGGCTCCATGTCGCAAGACCTCCTCCCAAATCCATAATCGGCCACCTCTGACAGAGTTTCGCGGTACTGCCTTGAGATTGGTTTATCAACGGGTAATCCAGCTACATTTTCGCCATGATTCTGCTTTTTAACCTTCTGCTTCCTCCTCCAGTTGTGCCATTTCTTGCTGAAAACCGAGGCAGCTGACCAAAATCCTCCGCCAGAACTCTTCTTTTCTCGGGTATCAAGATCTATGTGGTCCTTCATAGGTTTCAAATTATCAGTATTAAAAACATCTGTTTCAATCACTCCAGCATTATTTACCTCCGGCTCGCTATTATTTTTCAGATTCTCCAAATGGGAATCCAGGACTGGAGTTATTTCATCTCcgcaatcatcatcatccaccACGGGAGTTTCTATATTTTCAGCGTCTTTAAAGTCGTCCTCGTATTCAGTTTCCTCAAAAACGGGCTTATTGACAACACAAGATTCGTAATGTCTAGAATTCTGGCTAGACTCTGGACGGTTTTGAGAGGATGGAGCAGAGGGTTTCTTAGCAGTGGTCTTTGTATCGCCGTCGAGAGCAAAAAGTGACCAAAGAGTGCTCGAGTTTCTCACCCTAACGTCACAAGATTTCCTCTGGGGCTCGCAGAATTGGCTTAAAGCTTCATTCTTGGTGGCTGAAAATGACTTCGAACGTCGTAGCTCAGGCAAAAACGAGGTGGGTCTGGAAGGTTTAGTAGGGACTGGTGGTGGGAGAGAGTTACTGTTAACGATGGGTTTCGAAGATGAAGATGAAAAAAGCGATTTAATGGCGGCCGCGGCGGCAGCCGAAGCGGAGGAGGGGCGGCGAGAAGACGAGGGAGTGTTGGAGGAAGATTTATCTAATGTGGTAAGGCGCTCGCAGAGGCAAGACGGACAAAAGCCCGAGAACTGCTCGTCAGGGTGGCGGTCACAGCTGAAAGAGGACCGCGGAGGCTGTGGCGGCGGAGGCGGAGGCGCTGTTGGGTCGACGACGGTGGCGTTAGGATTCATAACCGTTGGAAATGGTCGAAAACACCGCACCACCAGTTCATCTTACAACAATGCAGCAGTAATTTGCATGGCTAATTTCAagatcatattttttttttaaatgtcgaAGGAAATCAGAGAGGGGAAGAGCAAGTGCAAATGTTGGCATCCTCTTATATCTATATATTTCTCCGTAATCATCAACGGAcacattaattatatttatttatttatttaacatttataatataattcattcaaacaataaaatctcaaattGACTCtacatttataatttttatttatgtttattctaAATCTATAACGTTTAATGTAacttttttgggaaaaataacaAATTGAAAATGGTGTGAGTGattaaattatttgaatttaaaataaactttgaattatttcaaatttcatgAATCGGGGTTCAGTGTTTTTagattatattaaattaaattaataaaaagtcAAAcccaaaaataattaattttatttcactATAACTACGAGATATATCACGTGAATAGCCAAAAAATGTCCATAGAGAAAAAACATAAATTTATTGAATTCaaaactatattttttaaaataaaattaaaaaacttGAAACAAAACCACTTTAGTTAGTGTTATTTTTGGCATTAATCGTTGAATATGCCAATATGACCAAATCGTGGCCAGCATCCTTTAGGACATAAACTAAAATCATCTTTTATTTTATTCTAGTGTGTGTGCTattccaaaaaaataaaagtacGTCTCTTGTTAGACAgttttacgaatctttatctgtaagacatGTCAATTTTATCGATatttattagcataaaaaattatattttttatatatgatccaaataagaacATTTTACGTTAAATTacgaaaattatatataaatctCGACAAATTTCTCTTCCGGTTATCAGCCAATTCCGTGCCCGGTTAATAATAGTGTGACTAGCGTCTAAGAAAATGGTATAGTGTGAATTAGGCataaagtaaattttttttttggaaaaaataaataaagtagACATAAAGCTTGTATCTGTCCACACccttttactttttattaaaacaaCGAAGAAAGTTGTTcacgaatttatttatttttttaaaaaaaagttagaataaataaataataaaaagcattcAATATTTGTCTTTTTACTTCACGGGCTTGTCTTTTcatgtttttctttttcttttcttgatATAGTTACTTAGAATTAATTAATGAGTGAAGAATCGAGACAAAAATTCTTTCCCATGTGTGGTGGGTCCTATCGTATAAAATtcagatatttattattattaccaatatatatatatatatatatataaattaattatatatccgcaatttaaaataaacaaattatataaattaattatatatccTATTTTAAATTGcggatatatataattatatataaattaattatatatcctatttattattattaccaatatatatataaatatatatccgcaatttaaaatatttatttcttatttggatattgtaaataaattaattaatattatagaAATATGAAACTTCGCAAATTGTGAATCCCAACTCATTCCTCGATATTCcacttttataaaaattaacaacaacaataataataaattaaaagaaTTATTATTTAATGATTCAAGTTTCCCTCTCCAAAGAAGAAAAAAACACGAGCAAATCTCATCAAGTTGACAAAGCTCGTATgaatcaatcaaataaataatcaGGAAATCAACGGCACGCGTGCGCTATCGATTCCACAAATTTCGCATATCCTCATTATGCCAAATAATGTTGTCTTAGTATTAAGGTGCTGCCTAATTATTGTTCATAATAACATAGAAAACCAACATGTTAGATCTAAGcatttaaattcatgttagaGTAGAAAAATCGCTTAATGAGACACTATAATAATGGTATTGTCCTCGATGTAAATACTTATTGATCAAAATATGTAAGATTCATGTTTGAAACCTCATAAAAAAAACTATTACATTATGGATTTAGTAGCGTAAAAAAAACCGTGAAGAAAATGTTACGTCCTCAAGTTCTATTGAATTAAACTAAAAAACATCACATTTGATGACATGTCACCACTTTTTGTGATTTAGTAGCGTAAAAAAAAGTTACTCGCATCAATGATTTCTTGATCCAGTGGTAAGAGTGAGATCCCAAGATCTTTTATTAAGTCTGGAATTCAAATTTCAACACAGTTTGTCATATCCAATACATATTCATAATATAATTAGTAAtgagcaaaaacttatgtgagacggtggATCTTATTTTGTGATACTGAtcttttatttaggtcatccgtaaaaaaatattactttttatgctaagagtatcactctttattgtgaatatcggaagggttgactcgtctcacagataaagatttgtgagctcgtctcacaagagacctgctCTTGTGAGTCATACGAGCAAGTGTTGTATGTTCAATGTTTTTGTGTTAACCATGTCAATTGATTTATCATATTAGAATCATCAATTATACAAACAATCCCGAGTTTTAGCTTGTTCAAGAGAAATCGGGATCTCGATTAGATTTTTGAATTAatggaaatattattttttaacatttcGACATGAAAAATTtagtaacttttttttttgatttaGTAAGCTttttttgtaataaaaaaagaaaaataaaaaaacaatggTGGAATACGAAATGGTAGCTGTACTTGAGCATTGCAGTAAAAAAGGAAAAagtaaaacaaatttttttatttttttttaaaaaggaaCCCTCAATCATTTCAAGATAAACTTGGACCCCATAATTGATTGTTTATCCCCCCACGCAAAACAGATTGTCTAATGAAGAACATTGTCTTAGATGAAATCCCACTAATAAAAGAAGCCTTCATTTTGGACAAAATGCCCAATCCTAGCCTACAACTAGGGAAAcaaaattaaaacatttatattttattaaaccCTAGTTAATTATTCACTTTCAGGGTTATCATATACACTAAACCCTAAAATAGGGAAGAAATAACTATCAATTtcttgtatttttaaatattgagcaCATACGTCTCTATCCGCATGTGTTTTTAGGTATATGTatcttcaaattttaaaaacacGGATAGTTTATAGTtacgaatttttttaataatcccGATATTTCACAGAGATAGTTAACGCAGTTCCCCAATTTTTGAAACATTAAagcaatttttcaaaattttataatataaaagcTCAGCCCTACAAGAGTGTTTGTATCATTGCATAACATGGTTGAGTGAAGGAATCCCAAGAAAGAAGGCACAGTTTGGCATGTTACTAAAGCTAGACAAAGTTATAGGTGAAAACAACTTGTTCGTTTCTCGGTACACATGATACAATTTCTTGGGGATTGACAAAATATTCCAAAGAGATCCTTAGCAAATGTGCCTATGACGAAAAAGCAGGAGATGAGTATTTTGTCGTTCTTCTACGACATTTATCTATTGAATCGAAGATTTGTTTAGTAACACGATTAGCGAGTCTGACAACTCATATTTTAACAAAGGTTATCAATTTTATGTCTTTGGTCTAGTAGGGTGGGACGATATCCGTATTTTTTTATTAGATGTAAGTTGATGAAACatttacttttaaaaaaataatgttaaatttaaaattatttaaagaacAATGTGTACCCAGAATGCTTGTGGGCTGGATCAACTTTGGACTTGATTTACATGGGCCTAAAACCAAAATTTATTCTCATCAATTGTAACCCAAAGCGAGGTCAAGCCCGTTGATAAAGGAAAATGACTTTAAGATATAGTCATCTGTAAGACTCAAGTCAAATATTTAATGAACTACTAGTTATTATGCGCATACGATGTATGTGTGTATaatctttttttattattatcgatGTATTAAagtgaaatttaaaaattatagagagactaaattgatatttgaatggttgaaaaaaaaaattaaaagtgtgtgttgaaattaaaaaaaaaacaaaaaacaaaagtgtaatatcatgtcctcacacttaataatataataatgtaTATGTATTGCAATATAAAAAAAAGTATGTATATCTACCAAGTGTGATTTTTACCAAAGGCCAACTCTATCTccctattattttaaaaaaaagtagagtatgtctcttgtgaaacggtctcacgaatctttatctgtaagacgggtcaaccctactgatattcacaataaaaagtaatactcttagtataaaagtaatattttttcatagataaccaaaataagagatctgtctcacaaaatacgacacgtgagaccgtctcacacaaatttttgccaagaaattaatattttatttttattttagcaTATTAGATATCACTCTTAAATTGTTTCTGTAGAAATTATTTTGTTCAAAATACAATTTTtcgttaaatattttatatttagacAATCATTATAAATTAGATATATTTCCAAAAATTAACTCTGTAAGATTTATATATATGCCGACATTTCTGTCTCACAATAATAACCAGCCGGTTTATTTCCGAGCCGCTCCGATCCAATATCCACTCCAACTTATTAAACATCAAAGCCGGTACTCTGCATTTTCTCACTTCGCTTCATGTTTTTTTACTTGTAGCGAAAACAAAAATCCCCCGTAAAAAATTCCACACATCGCCGCCTCGGTACTTCAATCGACGTTCGCTGCCGACGTTTCTCTGACGATCGTAACGTCCGTGAgtgaatttattataattttttttttcatttttaaagcATTATGTACTTTAACAATGATTAGTTTCTTGTTCGATGTGTTTCGGAGCTTAAACAACGGTTCCGACATCATAATCGATGATTTATTGTATATGGGTAATCTGATAACGAATATAAGCATTCTTTTTTAAATTTAGGTGTTTTGACTCGAATTGCAGTTTTAGGGTTTGGAGCAAACGCTGGGATTGATACTGCATTCGAAGAATTTGGAATTAAACAAGTGTGGAGTGTTGGTTGACAAGATTTCCAATTCAGGGCCTGTCTGGTTGTTTTAATCATACAGAGGTGGCATTCAAAGAGGGATTTGCGAAACATCTTAGATTATATTCTTTTGGGGAAGTTGGGAGATTGATCTAAAATTATTGTCATATTCGAGACTGGGGAATAGAGTTGGGTACAAGTAGGATAATGTGTATACTTTGCGTTATTCAAAAGTGGTCGCGGAGAGTTGCTACCATGCTGCCATGGCTAGTGATACCTCTCATTGGGTTATGGGGTTTGTCACAGCTCTTGCCACCTGCTTTCCGTTTTGAAATCACATCGCCCAGGCTTGCTTGTGTATTCGTGCTGTTAGTGACTTTGTTCTGGTACGAGGTACTGATGCCTCGGTTGTCGGCGTGGCAGGTCCGGAGGAATGCTATGCTTAGGGAGAGGAAGAGGCTTGAGGCTATTCAAATGCATAAGTTGAGAAAGACAGCCACACGGAGGTGCAGGAATTGTCTTACTCCATATAGGGATCAAAATCCAGGTGGGGGCAAGTTTATGTGCTCTTACTGCGGCCATATTTCCAAGAGGCCAGTTCTGGATCTTCCCGTGCCTCCAGGTATGGGTAAGTCGGGAATATTGTATGATTTGGTTGGGAAAGGTGGAAAGACACTGAATGGGAAGACTTGGTCAGGTAATGCTTTGCTGTGTGGTCAGGACTGGTTGGAGGATGGGAGTTTGGTTGGTGCACCTTTTACTGGGAAGTCGAGTTATTGGAAGAAGGATGGTTGTGGGTTTCATTTTGAGGATGACCATTGTTTAGCAGAGAAGTCTTATTCTCGCctttttgttttcatttgtaAAGCTTTTGCATCATTTTTCTTCACCATAATGTGGCGCTGGAGAAAGATTTTCAGGGTTAGTTCTGCTGGGGATGATGGTTCAGATGCACAATACACAGGGATGCTGGATACTCGAAGTGAGAATGAAGTGAATGGCCTGGAAAGTAGAGGAGAGAAAGCTCGCAGAAAAGCTGATGAGAAAAGGCAAGCTAAAATAGAAAAGGAACTTATGGAAGAGGAGGAAAGAAAACAGAGAGAAGAGATCGCTAGGTTGGTTGAAGAGCAAAGGAGATTGCGTGATTCAAAACTGGAGACTGAGAAAGACTGTGGAAAAGGTTCCCCTCGTGCCAAGAAAATAGATGTTAAAAAAGAAGCTGAAAGGAAGCGTcatgaaagaaagaaagaaagagacaGAGGATCTAGTAAAAGCAATTCTGATACCGAGGAGGTGGAAAAAAGATCGGCCAAGGAAAGTGAACGAAACAAGAGCGAAGGTGATGGACGGGAACAAAATAGAAGTTTAACTGAAAGTATGAAATCTCACAGCACACAAGCAGGGCATGGTTTTAGAAGTGCTGCTGCAAACAATCAATATAGATCGAATACAGGAACAAGATACTTGGATCGCATGAGAGGCAGTTTTTTATCTTCTTCCAGAGCACTCACTGGAGGCAGTTTTTTCGGAAAGAGCACTAATGCATCTTCTCTTTCAAGAGAACAAAAATCTAACATATCTGTAGATCATGCTCACACTTATTTGTATAAGAAAGACACTGCAGACCGTGTGTCTGGAAGAGGAAACATAAATGGAGATGATAAGATTGCCAACCGCCCGGTAAGTTACTTTTCATCTCATTCTTATTTATTGTTTCTATTTGGAGGTTCTCTGTAATCTATCCGCCTTTTTTTTGTTTCTATTTTAAAGGAGTTATTAAGTTTATAAAGAAGAATCTGATTTTGTATAAGACCTTACTTTCGGTATTTGTGACCGATGCCATCACCAAATTTCCATTCCGCTTTTAGGTTTATTAGAATGTATCTCTGTTGCGGTTGCCTAAACCCAAAATTTGAGTGGCTTTTCGAAGAACtcaatttatgatttttatattgattaggTAAATTATGGCCTATATACTGCTATACTGCTATATTTAATCTCTCTTGTTCTATTAGGATGTCATCACATTTTCTTGCTGATGTTTACTGCAGGTGTTCATTGATTCTCAACCATGTACAGCCCCTAAAAAGTCATGGCAACAATTATTTACCAGTTCATCCAATGTTTCTGTGCCTTCTAATTCTAATATCTTAAGTGAACCAAGTGGGAAATGTTTAGCAGATGATCAGAGCCCACCTTTTTCTGCCCAAACTACTGAACCTCTATCGTTGGACAAACCTGTCAATTTTGGAGTACCATCACCAGTTGCTTTACATCCATGCACTTTTGGATCAATGAGACATAGCACAGATCTTCCATTACCTTCTCAGGGCTTGTTTTCTAAGATAGGCGATGCTCCACATCCTTTTTTGCCAGAGGAGTCAGAGATTTTTGAAGATCCTTGTTATGTTCCTGATCCCATATCCTTGCTGGGGCCTGTTTCTGAATCCCTCGAGAACTTTCAGTTGGACCTTGGCATTGTGACTGATCTAGGATCGGATAAACCATGTGCTGTAAAGACAATAGCTCCACCATCTGAAACTACCAAGCCATCACCCATTGAGTCCCCTTTGTCACGATCACGGGTTTCTGAGGAAAGGCGTGCCGGCTCTCTAGTTTCCCCTGGAGTTCCAAAGTCTAATGATTACTCAAACAATGTGAATGATAGCGGAACATGGCAGATGTGGAAAAGCTCTCCACTTGTGCAAGATGGTCTAGGTTTGCTTGGTGGGCATGTCAACTGGTTTACGAATTCGGAAATGAATGATCCAAAGAAGGAAGATATCAATTCTGCGCCTCATAAAACAATGGCTTCACTATTTAAGAATTATGAGCAAGTCATTCCTGGAACTCATTCTTCTCCTGATGTTCTATTTGGCACCTATCAGAG
This is a stretch of genomic DNA from Primulina eburnea isolate SZY01 chromosome 11, ASM2296580v1, whole genome shotgun sequence. It encodes these proteins:
- the LOC140804830 gene encoding protein OCTOPUS-like, producing MNPNATVVDPTAPPPPPPQPPRSSFSCDRHPDEQFSGFCPSCLCERLTTLDKSSSNTPSSSRRPSSASAAAAAAIKSLFSSSSSKPIVNSNSLPPPVPTKPSRPTSFLPELRRSKSFSATKNEALSQFCEPQRKSCDVRVRNSSTLWSLFALDGDTKTTAKKPSAPSSQNRPESSQNSRHYESCVVNKPVFEETEYEDDFKDAENIETPVVDDDDCGDEITPVLDSHLENLKNNSEPEVNNAGVIETDVFNTDNLKPMKDHIDLDTREKKSSGGGFWSAASVFSKKWHNWRRKQKVKKQNHGENVAGLPVDKPISRQYRETLSEVADYGFGRRSCDMEPRFSLDVGRISFDDPRYSFDEPRASWDGHLIGRTFPRIAPMISVIEDSPVTHVTRSDMQIPVEELVTMTTNITDESEVVPGGSAQTREYYSDSSSRRRKSLDRSSSTRIAEAAGAADIDTKVLPTTADCIHGPKLLVKESLRDPNLNSLRDDVSETFELSNGFRDGLKTGERKESKKSRSWSWRIWGFIYRLGNGNKFDVDDRYDGINGVERSFSESWEELHQRGNGEAMGGFNRKAFRSNSSVSWRNSNHFGGSFGSLRKPNLEINGSGNKRRDEFVLEKNRSARYSPKHIDNGPLRLYLTPMRSGRRGIIKPTNSHSITRSVLRLY
- the LOC140805878 gene encoding uncharacterized protein, with the protein product MCILCVIQKWSRRVATMLPWLVIPLIGLWGLSQLLPPAFRFEITSPRLACVFVLLVTLFWYEVLMPRLSAWQVRRNAMLRERKRLEAIQMHKLRKTATRRCRNCLTPYRDQNPGGGKFMCSYCGHISKRPVLDLPVPPGMGKSGILYDLVGKGGKTLNGKTWSGNALLCGQDWLEDGSLVGAPFTGKSSYWKKDGCGFHFEDDHCLAEKSYSRLFVFICKAFASFFFTIMWRWRKIFRVSSAGDDGSDAQYTGMLDTRSENEVNGLESRGEKARRKADEKRQAKIEKELMEEEERKQREEIARLVEEQRRLRDSKLETEKDCGKGSPRAKKIDVKKEAERKRHERKKERDRGSSKSNSDTEEVEKRSAKESERNKSEGDGREQNRSLTESMKSHSTQAGHGFRSAAANNQYRSNTGTRYLDRMRGSFLSSSRALTGGSFFGKSTNASSLSREQKSNISVDHAHTYLYKKDTADRVSGRGNINGDDKIANRPVFIDSQPCTAPKKSWQQLFTSSSNVSVPSNSNILSEPSGKCLADDQSPPFSAQTTEPLSLDKPVNFGVPSPVALHPCTFGSMRHSTDLPLPSQGLFSKIGDAPHPFLPEESEIFEDPCYVPDPISLLGPVSESLENFQLDLGIVTDLGSDKPCAVKTIAPPSETTKPSPIESPLSRSRVSEERRAGSLVSPGVPKSNDYSNNVNDSGTWQMWKSSPLVQDGLGLLGGHVNWFTNSEMNDPKKEDINSAPHKTMASLFKNYEQVIPGTHSSPDVLFGTYQSGGKFNDHLPASADGPWLPNPLYGLDPSGKNHVLVRSKEEATQNAATQNAPIYGDHDGSATRFELSTSDSLAKKDWSLQGSRDGAGSLPLNRPPNIGGLYSTPDVQSLWSYE